The DNA window GGTGCTGGTGGACCTTTGGGGTCCGAAGTGCGGTCCCTGCCTGGCGTTGATGCCGCAGGTGGAGGAAATTTCCCGGGAATTCGAGGGCAAAGTGAAATTCTGCAAGCTCAACGTTGTGGAGAACCGCAAACTTGTCATTTCCCTCAGGGTCATGGGAGTGCCGACCTTCCTAATCTACAAGGGGGGGGAGATCATCGACAGATTGAGCGGAGCTGAAGCAGCGCCTGACGCGATCAGGGCCAAGGTCGAGAAGTTGGCTTGATAGCGATCGGTATTTCGAAAGGGGGGAAACCTAATTGGAACTCAAGATCCAGAAAGTCGCAGTAAAATCCCTGGTGGAGGGAGACAAGACTTCCTTCGATGCCGGGACCCTCAGGGTGAACAGCCAGGAAATAGTCGACATGCTGATGAAAGACCAGAGGTTCTCCAGCGTCAGGGTTGAGCTTGCCCG is part of the Thermovirga sp. genome and encodes:
- a CDS encoding thioredoxin, with amino-acid sequence MIELNKENFEEEVLNSDLPVLVDLWGPKCGPCLALMPQVEEISREFEGKVKFCKLNVVENRKLVISLRVMGVPTFLIYKGGEIIDRLSGAEAAPDAIRAKVEKLA